Below is a window of Gigantopelta aegis isolate Gae_Host unplaced genomic scaffold, Gae_host_genome ctg4235_pilon_pilon, whole genome shotgun sequence DNA.
atctcattaacggtACCGATGAATAATTATGATTACTATcaaaaaagttgaaaattagTTCTACTTAAGCAAACTAGAACAACattactaattataataattttatcatatctTAATTTTATAgggcttaaaaaaataaaaatcattacctAAACACTCTTCATTATCTAAATTTATAACAGCTCCTTTAGTTCTTCAAGTCCTCCAGCTTTGGAtaactttcttcagttaatggCTATTGACTTACCTTGTCGTAGCTATAATTAGCTAATTATATAGGGTCAACCTAAGACTGTTTATATAACAACAGTTGATACAGAAATGGACATTCATAATTTTATGTCTCAATTTTATAAGAAGTGGTGGCATAACTTTAAGCTTTTAAAAAGTGCAATGGTAAATCAAGAGAAGCCAGATAAATAATAAGTTATAAGAACAAAGTTAAAAATACCAGTCAGCAGGGTTTGGGATATAAAAATCTATATTATCAGTAGCAACAAGGGACAGGGGTCAACTCCCTTCTGGAAGTGGAGATAAGGAAAGAGGTGAGGACTCCATTTTATCTCTCTTTAGTAGGTGTAAGTCTTTCAGGTACTTCTAATATTAACTTCTCAGTTGTACATTGATCTTGTGAAGGGACAATGTCCTGATCTTTGTTAATGCCTTTGCCATTTAGCCCATTATGATGTCTGTATACACTCGAATGACCTGAAATCATTTTCTTCAAACAGACCATATAGTATAGTTGTAGTATTCATTTCATCTGTTAGGTAGTCCAAGTAGTGAGACATATAATAGATGACATAGACAGTGGTTGTTTCTATTGCCTGCAGTTTACATTTTCTATATGAAAAGTGCATGTACATTCAAACCTTCATCTGATTGATAGAAAAGCATGAATGGATCTTGTTGAATGATTTTGCTGCATTAACAGGAGTAACTTATGTTACTGGCGATTGATTGTACAAAATGCAATTTTGAACATACATTACTGTTACTGATGTAGAACTATTAAGTATTGTTTTCTGTGAATGAAGAAAGTTACATGTTGTGGATGCATTAGTAATAtgaaattaacacaataaaacaaatattttgacacaAGCAGACAACTAACTATACTATTTAGTGTCACACTCAGTATTACAGAATTGTCAATGTAGTTATCAAgtattgcatttattttttgaatagTACATGTAAGGTAACTAAAGGATCACTATTTAAAGGACTAACTATATGTTGTGCTTCTTACATCAACTGGTTAATACCAGATTGAACTGGTTTTTTGACTGGTTATTTAGCTATAGAGTCACCATAAATGAATTGTATTAAGTGTCTTCTGGTTAAGTATTCTATCATATTCTTATTCTAATAAAGTTTCAAGAAGTTGTCTATCACAACTACATATAGGTTCTAGAAATGACATGTGTCATATACATGttcagtgtacatgtacatttaatctTTCTTCATATAATTTTGTCAagataatcaaatatatatcaattatatggCTTGTATAACTCAAATAACTTGCAAAGCAATAATTGTTATTGCATAAAGGCTTAATTACAATAGTGAGACTACAATAGTCCAGTTTCCATCATTtttatgatgataataaaacCACTGGATTATTATCATCACAGAACtactaaagaaagaaatttaatatttgtattgcttttacaatattatatcaTTAATAATTCAATCATTGGATTAATTATCATCACATATACAATTGTAAGACTACAAAAGAAAAGCAATGCATTATTATATTctttttataatgttatatcattaatatgatcattggatttaattttattgatgaTACATTgttaaatcattaataatacaattaacagttggatattttttatattgatgttaacgtaaaatattataataataagattAGTGACATATGTTTAATCGTTTCTATTGTACAGTTTGTAATATTTCATCCAAAAAACTATCAATATTATAAACCAGTGGTAATTTGCAtagatatatagtaatataactaatataactaatataactaatataactaatataactatatatataatataactaatataactaatataactaatataactaatataactaatatatataatataactaatataactaatataactaatatatagtaatataaaatatctaactaatataactaatataactaatataactaatatatagtaatataactaatataactaatataactaatatactaatataaaatattatgtttcctttttaagattgtaattacacaaaaaataaaatacatttttaacataaaaacaatgaatgtattcaatatttttttcctGTGTTAAGGAATTCCAGAtgtaattttctttatttacagTTAGCAGAATTAGTCACTAATCAAATATCTAGCTATCTCTCCAATTGTCCTCTTAAATATGTCATTGATGGGAAGAAAGAATACTAATCAAGCTAAGAACATTTTTATCAaggaaaaaaattaatgatgatACATTCCATTGTATAAACTATTATATGATTGAAGttggttttaaaaaacacaaaaagatATGATTCATCCATTTCATGAGTACCCAATGTATCTTCTTTCATCTCAGCCCCCACAAACATAACATGTCCACTGATATAATAAAGACTGTCCGGTGTGAAAAAAGCTTGAGACGCCCACTACAGGTATTATTACACGTGGTTAATTAGTAATAATGAACAAACTGAGAGTGGCTGTATTAGTAAGTAATGACACTATTGTCGTGCCAGGCTCTCTAGCAAAGTCTATTCTTACTTCATTGTCAAAGAAAGAGTTAGTGAACCTAGTGGAGCTAATAAATTATGATCTTAAACGAGATGAACTTCCTCTGAAGACGGTATAAATTAGTCAGCCCTTTTGCTTAGAGAGGAAGAGGTCTGGTATAGCACACTGTTTGTAATATCATGTAATGGTATAATTATAATGACAATTGTGGCATTATAATTATagtgtttagtattttattgcaagtattatttatttttacttacatTTGTATACAATATTATGATGTATACATCATAAGTTAGTTAATAACACATTGTATTCAAAattcatacaatataatatactataattGACACTATATCACTTTGTAACCTTTTGTTACAAACTCATGCCATAAGGCTGACTTGTAAGATGTTGACATTAACACATCATGAATTAACCACAGtttacataaatttaaaattcaataatGGCAATATAAAGGCACTACCTGACCTTTTTCTCTGAGCAAAGGGCTGGGCCTCAACATACTAAGTATAAATATAAGTGGGAGGGGCTGAATTAGATATCTACCACCTTGCATTACTAATATAAAATtgacattatatattatgtattaaatgATCATTGTCCTCTCTTGCTAGAGTTAAAGTCATGGTTATCAACTTCTGATGTGGGTAGTAACTGATCCAATTGTTTTTTGAAGgttatacagatatattttgtaataaagattGCCATTTAAAGTTTTTACAAAGTACTTTTGCTGGTATTGAGCTACTTCTGAAAGCTATTAAAGAACAAGTAAGGAATCAagacaatattttatgaagtgtcttttaattttatagtCTCCACCTGGTTATCCTGTAGCAAGAAATGGTGCATTTTATGGTGATCATATGGCAGAGTATGTAATAGGACAGATAGTGGCAGAGAAAGGGAGTTCCTACGTATGTCATGTGATCAAAAAGACCATacttggtgagagagagagagtgaataaatattagtttattaaGATACTTCTCCTAAGGAATTTCAGATCATATTATCAATACAGACGTCTCTCTACACTTACTATTGGAATCATAGGTTCTAGGGAATATTGGAAAAGAAAGTGAGTATAACCTTATTGTCATTGTTTGTAATGTCACACCATTAGTTGCTAAGAAATGTAAACAATTTGGTATGACTGTATTGGGTTTAACAAGAGAACCAGTTCCCTTGGATAAGAGGATCCCTTATGTTGACCAATATAAGTAACTTACCCTTGTACCAGACAAGATATCAATGTTCCCTTTTGTCTAATAGATTACTGGATGAGTTACATGAGTTGTTAGGGACATCAGATTATGTATGTAGTGTATTACCTAGTACTTCTGATACTCGTGGTTTACTTAGTGGAGAagtatttaaacattgtttcacCAAAGGTTAATACCATCAATCCACCATTTTATTTATCTCTGATAGTACAGAAGTCAGTATTCATTAATGTTGGAAGAGGTGATGTTACAGATGAAGCTAGTATATTAAAAGCTATGAGGTTTTGTTGTCATgacaacattattaataattattatatatagagcTGGATGGTTAAGTTGGTGCAATCCTTGATGTGTTTGAAACGGAGCCCCTCCCACCAACCAGTGAACTGTGTACCTTCCAGGAGTGAGTTATACTTTTGTTCtgtaatatgttaaatatatcattAGGTGACTATTACTCCCACATGTATCTGCTGTTGGTCAAGTTGATGAAGTCAGTGATATTCTGTTAgtcaaatgatttatttaattctctTTATTTACAGTTAGCAGAATTAGTCACTGATCAAATATCAAGGTACCTCTCCAATTGTCCTCTTAAATATGTCATTGATTGGAAGAAAGAATACTAATCAAGAAAGCTTTATCAAATCAATGATGATACATTccattgtaattaattattatatgattGAATAAGTTATTTTAAATACACCCCAACACCTGTTCTATGAGTAGTCAATGTATCTTCTTTCATCTCAGCCTCCCCACAACATAACGTGTCATGATATAATAAGAACCTGTCAACATGTCTGATACATCGTCAATAGTTTTTCAATGCAGACATTCCTTGAACCGCCCACCATACACGTGGTTAATTAGTAAAAAATGAACAAGTTGAGAGTGGCTGTATTAGCAAGCAATGCTACTATTGTTTGTACCAGGCTCTCTAGCAAAGTCTATTTTTACTTCACTGACGAAGAAAGAGTTGCTGAACAAAGTGGAGTTAGTAAATCATGACCTTAAACAGATCAACTTCCCGCTCAAGATGGTATAGATATAAGTGGGAGGGCTGAATTAGATATCTACCACCTTACATATTACAACCAAACCTAAACTATTAACTAATACAACAttgacattatatattatatattaaatgatcATTGTCCTCTTTTGCTAGAGTTAAAGTCATGGTTATCAACTTCTGATGTTGTAGTAACTGATCCAATTGTTTTTGAAGGTTGTGCAGGTGTATTTTGTAATGGAGATTGCCATTTAAAGTTTTTACAAGTACTTTTGCTGGTATTGAGCTACTTTCTGAAAGCTATTAAAGAACAAGTAAGGAATCAAAAGCAATATTTTATGAAgtgtcttttaatttttatagtctCCACCTGGTTATCCTGTAGCAAGAAATGGTGCATTTATGGTGATCATATGGCAGAGTATGTAATAGGACAGATAGTGGCAAGAGAAAGGGAGTTCCTACGTATGTCATGTGATCAAAAAGACCTTACTTGGTGAGAGAGAGTGaataaatattagtttattaaGATACTTCTCTTAAGGAATACCAGATCATATAATCAATACAGGCGTCTCTCTACACTTACTATTGGAATCATAGGTCTAGGGAATATTGAAAAGAAAGTGAGTATAAccttattgttattgtttttaataatgtcaCACCATTAGTTGCTAAGAAATGTAAACAATTTGGTATGACTGTATTGGGTTTAACAAGAGAACCAGTTCCCTCGGATAAGAGGATTCCTTATGTTGACCAACATAAGTAACTTACCCTTGTACCAGACAAGATATCAATGTTCCCTTTTGTCTAATAGATTAACTGGATGAGTTACATGAGTTGTTAGGGGACATCAGATATGTATGTAGTGTATTACCTATACTTCTGATACTCGTGGTTTAACTTAGTGGAgaagtgtttaaacattgttcACCAAAGGTTaataccatccatccatccattttatTTATCTCTGATAATACAGAAGTCAGTATTTATTAATGTTGGAAGAGGTGATGTTACAGATGAAGCTAGTATATTAAAAGCTATGAGGTCTGTTGTCAtgacaacattattattaataattattatatatagagcTGGATGGTTAAGTGGTGCAATCCTTGATGTGTTTGAAACAGAGCCCCTCCCCACCAACCAGTGAACTGTGGGACCTTCCAGGAGTAAGTTATACTTTTTTGTTCTGTAATatcttataatatattattaggtTGACATATTACTCCACATGTATCTGCTGTTGGTCAAGTTGATGAAGTCAGTAATATTCTGTTAgtcaaatgatttatttaattctctTTATTAACAGTTAGCAGAACTGGTCACTGATC
It encodes the following:
- the LOC121392647 gene encoding LOW QUALITY PROTEIN: glyoxylate/hydroxypyruvate reductase B-like (The sequence of the model RefSeq protein was modified relative to this genomic sequence to represent the inferred CDS: deleted 2 bases in 2 codons); translated protein: MNKLRVAVLVSNDTIVVPGSLAKSILTSLSKKERLSTLTIGIIGSGNIGKEIAKKCKQFGMTVLGLTREPVPLDKRIPYVDQYKLLDELHELLGTSDYVCSVLPSTSDTRGLLSGEVFKHCFTKVQKSVFINVGRGDVTDEASILKAMRLIPSIHPFYLSLIIQKSVFINVGRGDVTDEASILKAMRAGWLSGAILDVFETEPLPTNSELWDLPGLLDNQQLPSL